The DNA sequence ATACTATACCTCTTTTTTTAACAAATCATTTTAAAACAAGAGCTTATTAATCAACAAGAAAAATAAGGAATTATAGAGCAAGGCTTATTCCAAGACCGGCTGTTTTTACATAAGAAAAAGAAGGCAATTCAGTATTAGATCCCGGTATTAGGTTTGCTAAACCGTTTATAATAAAGCCTTGTAATAGAAGTTCTAGCATTAAAGCTTGATCTACTTTTTTATGGTAAGAATAGCTATTCCATAGCATACGAATAGCAGGTGGAGTGTGTTTGAAGCTGGTGAATAAGACAGCTTGTATGTCCAGACCAAAAGACTGTTTTAGCAGATCCAGTGTAGGGTTGCCCAAAGGTAGCGGCATCCCTGTTTTCTTTAAAAAAACTTTTTCTAAGAATTGGTTTTTTAGCTCTTCTATATCTGGATTTTTCCTGTGCAGATCATGCTGTATTTTGAGTAAAAGCTTTTGCATGTCATCTTGCTGTAGAATAGTAAGGTACTCTTTTGAAGCACTTAAAACTTGTAGTATCTTTTGTTCTATGGATTGATCCAAAATCTGCTGGTTTATAGAAGAAAATAAAGGAATAAGTATATTTTTTAATAGATGATCGTTTATCACAGGGTCCGCCCATAGAACAGCATACGCTAGTGCTGGGCTAGAAGAAATGTTTTCAATCGTTTTTTGCAGAGCTATTAGACTTAAAGCATTTGAGAACCTATGGATGAGTTGGTCTTTAATAAAAGAAGTAATTGGTTGTAAGAGCTGTTTTTGCTCTTCGCTATTTGAGATATTAATAAACAGTCGATTAAGTTGCTGATAGGTTTCTTGGATGGAGGCTTGATTATACACTAAAGAGGATACAACAAGAGGGAGAGCAAAGGAGGTAATTGCAAAGCTTTCTCTAGAATCTAAATAATGTTCAGTAGCTTTTGAGGCAATAGTTGCAGGAACAATTTTATGAAAATAATCTTTAAAGGATTCATCGGTTTTAAAAAGCAGCATCCCTGCATAAGCGCAAGTGATTTCTAAAAACGTTTGCAGGACTTCTTTTGCAACCTCTTCCATTTGCTCTTGGTAATATAAACCAGCGGCTGACATTCCTGATATAGCGGTTAGTTGCAGCAATGCCTTCTGGGCATTAGATGATACAAAGTAATTACTAGATGTTATGGTTAAGGTAGAAGAGCTTCCTACAGTCGCTAAAATTTTTTTTAATGTAGTTAGTAAAGAATTGCTGGCTAAAGCAAAGGGATTGTATGATTCAGGGACACTGTTTAATAAGTCATTGAAAACAGGAGCTAGTATTGAAGGAGTATAACCACCAAGGGCTTCTCCTATGTTCTCTTCAACAGCTGAGAATATTGTATCAGTGTTTTCTTCTATGGCACGTATTTCTTCTGGATTTAAATCTTCTGTGCTGCTTATAGAGCGATGTAGTGTTACTAATGCATGTATCTCATTGCAACAAGAGATGGCTTCTGCAATTTGCTCTGAGCTAGGAGCTACTTGTTGTTTATTTACTAGTTCTTCTTTAAGTTCTTCAAGAGCGTGCAATCCTGGGATTTTTTGCCAGGGTATATAGCTTGTATTAAGTTGTATGCAATAATTAGAGAGGTTTTTAAGGTTTACTAAAAGCTGGTTTTCTATAGAAGCTACTCGGCCAGCTCTTCTAGAAAGAACATGACAAATTTTTTGATAAATACATGCCATACCTGTCAAATTTGCCATGTATTTTGTAGAGAACAAAACAGCAGAAATGGTTGAATTTCTGGGATGACGAAGGTGTTTTGCAGTTGGTTCTTACAAGTATTTAAAAAATGAGCTGTTTTTGTTTTTACATAACCAATACCCTGAGTATAGGGAGCTACTGCGTTAAGAGCTAAGCCTGGGGCTTGATCTAAATTACGATAAAGGTATAAAGTTAGTTCTAAACTCATATTGTTTTATTGGTTATGAATAATACATCGGCGTTTTTTATTATACTATTTTATCGTATAATTATTTATATTTAATTAACTTTAATTATTAATCTTATATTAAGAATCATTAGATAAGGTTTTTCCAGAGGGGAATGCGAATCATAGGCTCAAGTGATAAATCATCCGCTTGTTTTGAAAGAAAATGATGATAGCCTAAACCTGCAATCATGGCAGCATTGTCCACTGTAAGTTCTTTAGAGGGAAAAAAGAGGGGGAAAGGACAGTTCTTTTCGTGAAAGATATCTCTAAACCTTTGATTATTAGTAACTCCTCCTCCACATACAATAGCTCTGCAATGAAACGCATCGGTTGCTTGTATAGCTTTTTGCACAACATCGGTAAGCGCTGTTTCTTGGAAAGAGGCGGCTACATCTTTTTTTTGAGCCTCAGAGATGATTAAGGGAGAGCTTTTTGCAGGGTTTTGCCCTTTGATAGCATAAAGAACACTTGTTTTAAGGCCAGAAAAGGAAAAATCCCAAGGTGACTCTTTAATACGACAGGGTTTAAAAGCAAAGGCTTTGGGATTTCCTGTTTTAGCTAAAGCCTCAATAGAAGGCCCTCCAGGATAGGGGAGGGAAAGCATTTGAGCTACTTTATCAAAAGCCTCCCCAATAGCATCGTCTTGAGTTGTTCCTATAAACCGATAAGAACCAATTGCTTCAATTTTTACCATAAAGGTATGCCCACCTGAAATGACAAGCCCTAAGCTAGGGAAAGGAGGAGGGGTGTTAGGAGGCATCATAGCAGCATAAAGGTGGGCTTCTACATGATTGACTCCTACGAAAGGTATTTTCCAGGCAAGAGAAAGCGCTTTAGCAGAGTTAAGACCAATAAGTAAGGCGCCAATCAACCCAGGGCCTTTAGTAACAGCAATTCCCTGAAGAGAGGAGGGATATAATTTTGCTTGGGTTAACGCTTGCTCAATAACAGGGATGATTACATCTACATGTCGGCGACAAGCAAGTTCAGGAAATACACCACCGTAGGGCCTATGTAATTCTATCTGGGAATAGATAACATTAGCTAAAATTTCACTCCCATTACGCACAATAGCGCAAGCTGTTTCATCACAACTGGTTTCTATTCCTAAGACTAGCATACAGTTAAATATAGCAAAATAAGAGGTATTTTTGCATGGATTAAAACTGCTTTAAACAAACTTTAAATTTTATTTAGACAAAAAATATATAATCATTATTATTTTTTGATATGGCTAAAAAATTTTTAGCTTTAACCGAAAAATAGGAATGATATATGAAGATACTCAACGCACCACGCAAATTCTTAAAAGCAGTTTTAGCAGCTCTACTGTTAAGCAATTTTCTATCAGCAGAAGTACATGATTTAGAAAAATTTACCATAGAGAGATCAGAAGAAAAAAAAAGTATTTATGACTTTTCTACAGATGAGATTTATGAAAGGTTAAAAGAAAAGGGGATTGTCTTGTTACGAGGATTTGATGTTTCTACCCGTGATTTTATCGCATTCTCTAATCAATTTCCAGATACTTTTTTACCTTATCAAGGTGGATCTATCAGGCCTAATGTAGATGGAGATCCCACGGCTATTATCATTACTGAAAAGGACGGGAATCACTCCGTTTATTTTCATGGTGAGCAATATTACCAAAAGATTCATGCGACAACTTTTTGGATGTATGCCTTTATCCCTCCAGTAGCTGACGGAGCTACGTTGCTTTGTGATGGCAGAGAGCTTTATGCAAGATTACCGGAAGAAATTAAGCAATTATTTATGGATAAAAAAATTAAATATTCTAGATGTTTTCCTCGTGAAAAATGGCAAAAAATTTATCAGGTTACTTCTGAAGAAGAACTAGAACCTATTTTAAATAAGCAAGGGATTAACTACTTTATTGATGAAAATTCCAATCTGCATACCACCTATATAACAGAGGCAATTCAACAAGAGAAATGGGCAAATTCCCCCATTTTCATTAATAATGCCTTAGAAATTTTAGAAGATATGCAAGATATGCATCCTAAATATAATCCTGAAAAGACTAAAGAGACTATTTGTGTAACTTTTGAAGATGATACAAAGATCCCAATTGAGGTGATAAATCAAATTCAACAAATTATTGCAGAAATTAAAATGGCTGTTAGATGGCAAAAAAACGATGTTTTAATTTTTGATAATACACGTATTTTACATGCACGAGAAAGATTTCCAGAAAATTCTCGTCGAGAATTGGTTTCTCGTTTGTCTATTCATTAGATCTTTTTTAAGTCTAATCAAGAAAGACCGTTAGCGGTCTTTCTTGATTAGAATCTTATTAAAGGCTTATTCTACGCAATATGGGATTATCAATTTGGTTTTGGGTTGCTTTTCATATTTTGATTATAGGGTTCTTATTCCTAGATCTAAAGGTATTTCATCGATATTTTCGTATTACAGAGTTTAAAACAGCTTGGATAATAACTGGTTTTTGGATCTTATTAGCTTTAATTTTCAATCTAGGAATCTATTTCTGGCAAGGCCCTAAAGTAGCACTGCAGTTCTTTTCAGGATATTTAATTGAAAAATCCTTAAGCATTGATAATTTATTTGTTTTTCTATTGATTTTTCAAGCTTTTCAAATTCCAAAAAAGCAGCAGCAAAGAGTTTTATTTTGGGGGGTACTAGGGGCTTTATTTTTTCGGATTGGATTTATTTTATTAGGTGCAAAATTGGTGCATTCATTCGATTGGGTGCTTTATGTTTTTGCAGTTATTTTGCTATTTACGTCCTACAAGTTATTCAAACAAAAAACGGTCTTTGATATACAGCATTCTTCTATTCTGAAAGTTCTTAAAGTTTTTTTTCCTCTTTGTAAAGAAAAGAACGTAGATTTTTTTATCATAAAAGAAGGGGGTAAATGGAAAATTACCACTCTTTTTTTAGCTCTATTGGTTATTGAAAGCTCAGATATTCTTTTTGCTATAGATTCTATTCCCGCTATTTTTGCTATAACTACAGATCCTTTTATTGTATACACCTCTAATGTCTTTGCTATTTTAGGTTTACGTTCTTTATACTTTGCTATTTATCAATCGATTGAAAGGCTACGCTACTTGCGCTTTGGACTAGCGGCAATGATCCTTTTCATAGCATTAAAAATCATTCTTGCTTCTGTTTTTCCTATTCCTGTTAGCATTTCTTTAATTATTATCTTGCTTATTTTGTCTTTTACAATTACATTTTCTTTTTTCTTAAAAAGAAACATTAACAAACACTAGATCGTCTTATAGAACATGAAGTAAAGTGGCTATAAAAATATTTGACAAATGTTGTTTTAACTAATATACAAGCAAATATTTAAAGGGATGGGTTTGTGTATTATTTATTATTTTTTTTATGTGTTTTTATGTCTATAGCTAACGCAATTTCTCCTGAAAAAGCACTAAAACGTTTGGTTCAGGGTAATAAGAGGTTCACCTCAGACAAATTAAAGCATCCCAATAGGACCGGTATGCGTAGAGAAGCTATAAAGACCACGCAAAAACCCTTTGCAATTATTCTAGGTTGTTCCGATTCAAGAGTTTCCCCAGAAATTATTTTCGATCAAGGCTTAGGAGATCTTTTTATTATACGAGTAGCTGGTAATGTCATCGATGCGGTTGGCATAGATAGCATTGAATATGCAGCAAATCATCTAGGTTCATCTATCGTATTAGTACTAGGTCATGAAAAGTGCGGAGCTGTATCTGCAGTTGTTGCTAATCAGGCCTCTGATATACCAACTGTTGCCAAATTGATTGAGCCTGCTGTGGAAAAGACACGCAATCTAAAAGGAAATCACTTGGTCAATGCAATTACAGCGAATATAAACCAAGTAGTCGAGCAAATACAAAGTACTCCTATGCTTATTAAGCTCATTGAGAAAAAGAAGTTAAAAATAGTGGGTGGTTATTATCATTTAGAGACTGGAAAGGTAGATTTTTTCGAAAATCATCTAACGGCAGCTGCTTCATCTGCAATCCAAAGCGCTTTGGATTGAGGTGTGCCCACTTGTTCTACAGGGAAAGTCTTTTGGCTAGGATGAAAAAGAACTTGGGTTAACATGTCTCTTTTATTTGCTCCTAATACGTAAATACAAATGTTAGAGGCTTGATTGATACAACTAAAAGTTAAGGTCATCCGCCAGCATTTTTTTTGTGGTACATAGTTGGCTATACATAGTCTATCTGTAATATTTAACCCTTCTGTAAGGGGGAATAAAGAAGCTGTATGCCCATCTTCTCCCATTCCTAGCATAACTAAATCAAAAGGACGCTTTCCAAGTACTCTATGGATGGTCTCTTCGTATTTTAAGGCGTTTTCTTTGATATTTACTTCTGCTTCCATTCGATGGATTTGTTCAGTAGGAATGGGCATTTTATTAAAACCTGCTTGCATAGCCATGTGAAAATTATTGTTAGGGTCATCAGGAGGCAAGGCACGCTCGTCGCTGAAAAAAATATGGATATTACACCAGTTTATTTGTTCTCTATAAGGAAATGAGCAAAGTTTTTCAAAAATAGCTTTTGGAGTACTACCGCCAGATAAAGCAACCGCAAAAAATCCATGATCGGCTAAGGCTTGTTTAGAAAGGGCAATAAAATGCTCAGCGCAAAAAGTCAGAGTTTTTTGATAGTTACCAGGAACGATGAGATTTTTAGACTCATCTACAGAGCGAGGTTTTATAGTTTCTATTAGCATGGATCCTTTAAATGGATATTTTGTAGAAGATTTAATACTTGTAAATAATGGGTAGAATTCCCTCGACGGCAAATTTCTTGAACAAGAGAATGTCCAGCCCCTCCTTTAGGAAAAATATAACGAGCTGGAAGAGTGCATTGTTTAAGTGTGGTTTCTTGCACAGTAATATGATTTTGTTGCTCTGTATTTCTAGAAAATAAAAAAGAAGAGGCATCTTTAAGCAGAATTTCTATAGAAACGATTAGACCTGTAGGTAAGTATGTATGAATGACTGGGGCAATAAAAATTCGGATAGGTCCTGATTTTCCTTGATAGGTACAAATAATTTGTTCTTTTTGTTCTTCTAAGCTTTTAAATTCCCATTTTAGCTGACAGGCAAGCCAAGCTTGTAAGTATAAAGATTGAATTTTTGCATGACAGAAAAATGTACTTTGCTGCGCATTATAAAAAACATGCAGAGTTTGCGCTTGTTGTATTTTTTCTAATTTTTCTTCAGAGGAAAAAACAGCGGATAGAATATCCCTCCAATTTTCTATTCGAGCCCAATTTAAATCTGCTATATCGTAATGAAAGCTTTGCTGCTTTAAACAATACTTTGCAAATAAGGAAAGATTACAGGTTGCTTCAGAATCAAAAATGATCCGGCTTGCTAAAGGTTCTAGAGATTGCAGTAAAGGTTCATTTTTGCCTAAATCCTCTCCCCAAACTAGATAGACCGGAAGATCAGGTAAAATATGAGAAAGAACTAGAAAAGGAATACGCATTTGAGAAGAGAGAGATGCTTGAACTTCAATATAGTCACAAGCTACATCGTACTCTGCTTTCCCAGAAAAAAGCATAGAAACCTGTGTAACCAACTCTTCTTTTTGAGAAGCTTGATCAATAGTGATGAAAAGCACACGAGAAGGGAATTTTTCTACTACTGAATGAACAACTTTTTGAAAGTAGGCTTTACGGGGATTATCATAGGTAAAAAAGAGTAAATTAAAGAGACAGGCTCTTGTAATATTTTTTGTTTCTAAAGATTCCCAAATTTTTTTTAATTCTCGCTCAATATGAGCAGGGGATACAGGGTAAGGAGTAGAGGTCATTTTAAATGAACCTCCATTTTCTTCTGTCTTGCAATAAAAGCTGGTCTGCAACTTTTGGTCCCCAGCTGCCTGCAGCATAATTAGGGAAATTCTTATCTATGTTAGCTGAAAAGTATTCTAAAATCGGAGTGATGAATTTCCAAGAATTATACACCTCATCTTGTCTTGCAAAAAGAGTATTATCTCCGAGCATACAATCCAAAATCAGTCTTTCGTATGCTTCAGGAGGGTTTATACCAAAGTAAGAACCGTAGCGAAAATCCATTTTTACTGGTTGAATAGGACCTATTAATCCAGGAACTTTGCAGTTGATTTTCAAAGAAGTTCCTTCATCAGGTTGAATGCGCAATGCAAGAACATTTGCTTCATTTTTTTTTGCTAAATTTTGAAATAAAATTCCTGGAGGATGTTTAAAAATAAGCGCAATTTCAGTTGCCCTTTTAGGCAATCGTTTTCCAGCTCGTAAATAAAAAGGAACTCCTGACCAGCGCCAATTGTCAATAAATAAGCGCAAAGCAGCAAATGTTTCCATATTTGATGTGGCAGAGACATTTTTTTCTTCTCGGTAGCCAATTACCGATTCTGCATTGATATAACCTACAGCATATTGCCCGCGTATCACATGTTGATTCATATCTTCTTTATTAAAAGGGCGGATAGCTTGTAGTACTTTTACCTTCTCATTGCGGATAGAATCCGCTTCTAGGTTAATAGGAGGCTCCATAGCCATAAGCGAGAGCAATTGCATCATGTGGTTTTGTACAATATCGCGCAATAGGCCTGCTTCTTCCCAAAAAGCTCCTCTAGTGCCAATTCCTATGTCCTCAGCAACGGTAATTTGCACATGATCTATATAACGTCTATTCCATAACGATTCAAACAAGGAATTCGCAAAACGAAAAACCAAGATGTTTTGTACGGTTTCTTTGCCTAAGTAATGATCGATTCGATAGATTTGATCCTCTTGTAAAAAACAGAGCAATTTTTGCTGCAGATCTTGAGCAGAAGATAAGTCATGACCAAAAGGTTTTTCTATGATAAGTCGAGAAAACTTTTTTGTTTCTTGGAGCTTGTAAATCAGAGCTGCTTTATGCAAATTTTCGCAGATCAAAGGGAAAAAACTAGGTTGCGTAGCCAGATAGAAAACACGGTTACCTCTAGTATCTAACTTTACATCTAAGGTTTGAAGAAAACCTTGTAGACGCTTAAATCCTTGCTCATCGTGGAATTCTGATTGATAGTAAAAAATCTGTTCCTGAAAATGCTTCCAAAGGGTTTCATCAATGGGTTTAACTCTGGAAAATTGATTAAGAGCCTTTTTTACCTCTTCACGAAACTGCTCATTTGTCTTTTCTTTTCTAGCAAATCCCACGCAAGCAAATTGGGGGGGGAGTTGTCCTTCTCTTGCTAAGTTATAAAGAGCAGGAAGCAGTTTTCTAGCGGTTAGATCTCCTGTGGCACCAAAAATAACTAAAATACAGGGATTTACAAATCGAGTGGATATTCCAGGTTCTTGAAGAGGGGAATCAGACATATGCTTTTGCTATTCGTTTCATTTTTTTATCAACACAAAATTTCATCAAATCTTTAGCAAGATATACTTAATTTTTTTTTGAATGGCAATTAAGATAATCTTGTAAGATGAGAGCAGCAGCTTGTTCATCGCTGATTTGTGCACGTTTTCTTCGGTTTACTCCGCACTCTGTTAAAAACCTTTCTACTTGAGCAGAACTTAATCTTTCATCCCAAAAAACAATAGGCACTTGAAAATGACTTTCTAAAAGAGCAGCAAACATGCGTGTGCGTAGAGCCATATCTCCTTCTTTTCCGTTTAATAATAAAGGAAGTCCTACTACAATAGCTTCTATAAAAGAATATTTAGCTAAAAGATTTTCTAAAGCACTCAAAGGCTTATCTTTTGCCTTAATGCTTCCAAGAGCTGTAGCAATAATTTTTTGCTCATCGGAAATGGCAATTCCTATACGAGTTAAACCAAAATCGATTCCTAAAAGCCTACCCAAGGATTATTCCTTATTTCTATATGAAAATGCAGATGTAATAAACTCTTTGAAAAGAGGGTGGGGATCTGTAGGTTTTGATTTAAACTCAGGGTGAAACTGCACACCAATCATCCAAGGATGGTGTTTAATTTCTGCAATTTCACAAAGATTTCTCTCTTCAAAAATCCCAGAGAAAATCAATCCTTTTTTTTCACAAACTTCTTTATAAGCGTTGTTAAATTCGTACCTGTGGCGATGTCTTTCTGAAATGTTACGCACACCATAGGTTTTTGCAGCTTTAGTGTGGGGAAGAAGATGACAGGCAAAAGCTCCGAGACGCATAGTACCGCCTAAATTAGAGACCTCTTTTTGTTCGCTTAAAAGAGAAATAACAGGGTTTTTGGTATCAGGATCGATTTCTGTAGAATTTGCCTCGCTTAAACCGACTACATTGCGGGCAAACTCTGTGCACAATACTTGCATGCCAAGGCAAATACCTAAATAAGGAATGTGCTGCTCACGACAGTGTTTAGCAACGTGAATCTTTCCTTCCCATCCTCTTTCTCCAAACCCACCAGGTACAAGATATCCATCACAGTTTTCTTTTGTGAAAAATGCGCTATCTAGAATTTTTTCTGCATCAAATAATCTAAGCTCAAGATCAAGTTGGTTTGCTAGTGCTCCATGTTTTAAAGCTTCAAAAACCGACTTATAGGCATCTTGGTGCTGGAGGTATTTGGCAACAATGCCAATTACTACTTTACCCTTGGGATTAGATAAGTTGTGTAGCATCTTTTTCCACTTTGTCAAGTTAGACGGTGGGGTTTTTAATTTTAGCATTTGGCAAATTTTTTCATCTAAGCACTGTTGATGTAAATGAACCGGTACTTCATAGATACTATCTACATCAATGATGTCTACAACTCCTGTCTTTGGCACGCTACAAAATAAACTGATTTTATCCTTAATTTCTTCTCTTAGAGCATTTTCAGCACGACAGAGAATAATGTCAGGTATAATGCCAATTTCTCTTAGGATTTGTACAGAATGCTGCGTGGGTTTTGTCTTAACTTCTCCAGCTGCTTTTAAATAAGGGACATAGGTTAGATGAATGTTTATGCATTGATCAGGGCGCTCATGACGAAATTGACGAATTGCTTCTAAAAAAGGTAAGGATTCAATATCACCAACGGTTCCTCCCACTTCTATTAGAATTACATCTAAGGAATCCTTTCCACAATGCAAAATGCGTTGTTTAATTTCATCTGTAATATGAGGGACAACTTGAACCGTTTTTCCCGAATAATCACCTTTGCGCTCTTTTCTAATTACAGTCTCGTAAATCTGTCCTGATGTTGCATTAGACAATCTAGAAAGCTCAGCGTGCGTATAACGAAAATAATGCCCTAGGTCTAAGTCGGTTTCGGCTCCATCATCTGTGACATAGACCTCTCCATGTTGCAAAGGGCTCATTGTCCCAGGATCAACATTTAAATATGGATCGAGCTTAAGCATTCCAATCTCTAGACCGCGATTCTCCAATAACATAGCAATCGAAGCAGAAGTTAGGCCTTTTCCTAAAGAAGAAACAACCCCACCAGTAATAAATACGTACTTTGTTTTATGCATATAATTTCAAATCCTAAAAAAAACCATTCTAATCTTAAATAGAGTTAAAATTCAATGCTATTCACTGGAGCTTTGAATTGATTATAAAATAAAAATTTTAAAATAGGAGAAGAAAAAGCTTTTAGTGCACAATTCTCAAAGGCGTGTTATAAGCTATAGTGTTAAAAAAAATAAACTTTAAGTAAATCCCATGCTCGATCTGAAATTTATTAAAGAAAACCAAGAAGTTGTACAAGAAGCAATACGACTGAAAAATGTTAATCTGAATTTACAAGAGTTACTGCTATGCGAAGCCCAAGTTGCAGATTGTAAAAAAAAAATAGAGATCTTACAGACAGAGCGTAAAGCTAATGCTAAAAAAGTATCTCAAAGCCCTAAAGAAGAAAGAGGAGATCTTATCTTAAAAGGCAGGGAAATTGGATCCGAGATTGAGCAACTAAAACCGGTTTTAAGCAATTTAGAACATCATTTAAGGGACTACCTTCTTCTTGTCCCTAATATCCCAGCCCAAGAAGCTCCAGTGGGAGAAAATGAGGATTTTAACATAGAAGTCAAAAAATGGGGAAAAGCACCTATCTTTGATTTCCCTTTTCTTAGTCATACAGAAATTCTACAAAAAAACCGATGGGCAGAAGAGAGAATTTCAGAGGTTTGCGGATCTCGAACCTACGCTTTAAAAAATGAGATGGTTTTACTAGAAATGGCTCTTTTACAATTTGCTTTGCGCAAAGCACGATCTAAAGGGTTTGAGCTTATTACAGTTCCATCGCTTGTAAGAGATTTTGCTCTATATGGTACAGGTCATTTTCCTGAGGGAAAAGAGCAAGTCTACTCTCTACCTAAAGACAATCTTTACCTTTCTGGTACAGCAGAGGTGCCAATCAACAGTTTGCACTCTGGAGAGATTTTACAAGAAAAAGAACTGCCTTTGCTTTATGCTGGCCTATCTCCTTGTTTTAGAAGAGAATCTGGTAGCGCTGGTCGTGATGTAAAGGGTCTCATTCGCGTTCATCAATTTTATAAAGTAGAGTTGTTTGTTATTTGTAAAAATGACAAAGAGGAATCTCTTTCTTGGCTTTACAAGCTTCTACAAATCTCCGAAGAGATTATGCAAGATTTAGAATTGCCTTATAGAGTTATTGAATGTTGTACAGGGGATATGGGGCTTGGTAAAGTAAGAATGTTTGATATTGAAGCTTGGGTAGCTAGTGAAGCTAAGTATCGGGAGACACACAGCTGTTCCTCTCTTCACGACTGGCAGTCTCGTAGATCCAATGTTCGTTACCGCACATTAAATGGTGTAGTTAAGTTTTGCCATACATTAAATAATACAGCTATTGCAACCCCACGTATTCTTGTACCCTTCCTTGAAAATCACCAACAGAAAAATGGGAGTATCTATATCCCATCGATATTACATTACAAACAGAAATATCTGCCGTAAGCAATGGCTTAACTATATCTAGAGCTTTGATAAGACTCTTCTGGTTAGCTCTTCTAATTGCTGTTTGAACTTTTGCTCAATAGCTACATAATTTGGATTTTTTAATCCAGCAGC is a window from the Candidatus Rhabdochlamydia porcellionis genome containing:
- a CDS encoding TerC/Alx family metal homeostasis membrane protein; translation: MGLSIWFWVAFHILIIGFLFLDLKVFHRYFRITEFKTAWIITGFWILLALIFNLGIYFWQGPKVALQFFSGYLIEKSLSIDNLFVFLLIFQAFQIPKKQQQRVLFWGVLGALFFRIGFILLGAKLVHSFDWVLYVFAVILLFTSYKLFKQKTVFDIQHSSILKVLKVFFPLCKEKNVDFFIIKEGGKWKITTLFLALLVIESSDILFAIDSIPAIFAITTDPFIVYTSNVFAILGLRSLYFAIYQSIERLRYLRFGLAAMILFIALKIILASVFPIPVSISLIIILLILSFTITFSFFLKRNINKH
- a CDS encoding TauD/TfdA family dioxygenase, with product MKILNAPRKFLKAVLAALLLSNFLSAEVHDLEKFTIERSEEKKSIYDFSTDEIYERLKEKGIVLLRGFDVSTRDFIAFSNQFPDTFLPYQGGSIRPNVDGDPTAIIITEKDGNHSVYFHGEQYYQKIHATTFWMYAFIPPVADGATLLCDGRELYARLPEEIKQLFMDKKIKYSRCFPREKWQKIYQVTSEEELEPILNKQGINYFIDENSNLHTTYITEAIQQEKWANSPIFINNALEILEDMQDMHPKYNPEKTKETICVTFEDDTKIPIEVINQIQQIIAEIKMAVRWQKNDVLIFDNTRILHARERFPENSRRELVSRLSIH
- the tsaD gene encoding tRNA (adenosine(37)-N6)-threonylcarbamoyltransferase complex transferase subunit TsaD, which produces MLVLGIETSCDETACAIVRNGSEILANVIYSQIELHRPYGGVFPELACRRHVDVIIPVIEQALTQAKLYPSSLQGIAVTKGPGLIGALLIGLNSAKALSLAWKIPFVGVNHVEAHLYAAMMPPNTPPPFPSLGLVISGGHTFMVKIEAIGSYRFIGTTQDDAIGEAFDKVAQMLSLPYPGGPSIEALAKTGNPKAFAFKPCRIKESPWDFSFSGLKTSVLYAIKGQNPAKSSPLIISEAQKKDVAASFQETALTDVVQKAIQATDAFHCRAIVCGGGVTNNQRFRDIFHEKNCPFPLFFPSKELTVDNAAMIAGLGYHHFLSKQADDLSLEPMIRIPLWKNLI
- the zwf gene encoding glucose-6-phosphate dehydrogenase, with the protein product MSDSPLQEPGISTRFVNPCILVIFGATGDLTARKLLPALYNLAREGQLPPQFACVGFARKEKTNEQFREEVKKALNQFSRVKPIDETLWKHFQEQIFYYQSEFHDEQGFKRLQGFLQTLDVKLDTRGNRVFYLATQPSFFPLICENLHKAALIYKLQETKKFSRLIIEKPFGHDLSSAQDLQQKLLCFLQEDQIYRIDHYLGKETVQNILVFRFANSLFESLWNRRYIDHVQITVAEDIGIGTRGAFWEEAGLLRDIVQNHMMQLLSLMAMEPPINLEADSIRNEKVKVLQAIRPFNKEDMNQHVIRGQYAVGYINAESVIGYREEKNVSATSNMETFAALRLFIDNWRWSGVPFYLRAGKRLPKRATEIALIFKHPPGILFQNLAKKNEANVLALRIQPDEGTSLKINCKVPGLIGPIQPVKMDFRYGSYFGINPPEAYERLILDCMLGDNTLFARQDEVYNSWKFITPILEYFSANIDKNFPNYAAGSWGPKVADQLLLQDRRKWRFI
- the ruvX gene encoding Holliday junction resolvase RuvX, whose translation is MGRLLGIDFGLTRIGIAISDEQKIIATALGSIKAKDKPLSALENLLAKYSFIEAIVVGLPLLLNGKEGDMALRTRMFAALLESHFQVPIVFWDERLSSAQVERFLTECGVNRRKRAQISDEQAAALILQDYLNCHSKKN
- the pgl gene encoding 6-phosphogluconolactonase; protein product: MLIETIKPRSVDESKNLIVPGNYQKTLTFCAEHFIALSKQALADHGFFAVALSGGSTPKAIFEKLCSFPYREQINWCNIHIFFSDERALPPDDPNNNFHMAMQAGFNKMPIPTEQIHRMEAEVNIKENALKYEETIHRVLGKRPFDLVMLGMGEDGHTASLFPLTEGLNITDRLCIANYVPQKKCWRMTLTFSCINQASNICIYVLGANKRDMLTQVLFHPSQKTFPVEQVGTPQSKALWIADEAAAVR
- a CDS encoding glucose-6-phosphate dehydrogenase assembly protein OpcA; this encodes MTSTPYPVSPAHIERELKKIWESLETKNITRACLFNLLFFTYDNPRKAYFQKVVHSVVEKFPSRVLFITIDQASQKEELVTQVSMLFSGKAEYDVACDYIEVQASLSSQMRIPFLVLSHILPDLPVYLVWGEDLGKNEPLLQSLEPLASRIIFDSEATCNLSLFAKYCLKQQSFHYDIADLNWARIENWRDILSAVFSSEEKLEKIQQAQTLHVFYNAQQSTFFCHAKIQSLYLQAWLACQLKWEFKSLEEQKEQIICTYQGKSGPIRIFIAPVIHTYLPTGLIVSIEILLKDASSFLFSRNTEQQNHITVQETTLKQCTLPARYIFPKGGAGHSLVQEICRRGNSTHYLQVLNLLQNIHLKDPC
- a CDS encoding carbonic anhydrase, giving the protein MSIANAISPEKALKRLVQGNKRFTSDKLKHPNRTGMRREAIKTTQKPFAIILGCSDSRVSPEIIFDQGLGDLFIIRVAGNVIDAVGIDSIEYAANHLGSSIVLVLGHEKCGAVSAVVANQASDIPTVAKLIEPAVEKTRNLKGNHLVNAITANINQVVEQIQSTPMLIKLIEKKKLKIVGGYYHLETGKVDFFENHLTAAASSAIQSALD